From Acidimicrobiales bacterium, the proteins below share one genomic window:
- a CDS encoding GMC family oxidoreductase, whose amino-acid sequence MTRDFDAVVIGSGPGGSAAALALVEAGRSVLIVEKGRNHLIDTADPTRLLGDYSNDELKFMVRHFLGPDPLLEPRTFRVDAGDGDRAYVGEVNSIPTTVGGGGVHADGKTPRFLEEDFRLLSERGPIEGSTLADWPFGYDELEPYYAEAERLIGVAGEDGTNPFAAPRSSPFPMPPGAPMYACVLTTVAAERVGLHPYPAPTAANSVPYDGRPACNNCGFCGYFPCPIHAKGDPVAMLQRVLASGRAELWPDTFAARIVTSAGRATGVELVDLDGSRRTVEAKAVVVAAGAFETPRLLMLSGFENPAIGRNLMVHFQTFVVGRLEERLHPHRGRAVTHLHDDHLIDDEDSRRAAREADLPWIRGGMTEHGAASHPVLEAKLYPWGPAHKDSMRASEMREHLAAFTMQGEDLPQAGNRVDLDPSVRDVRGMPVARVTYKPHKHELVASAHYATVLTEVMEAAGARWTTTATSPWPGLPYGTQISPVPSSRHVMGTVRMGPDPADAACDEWARLFEAPNVLVADSSPFPTASGYGPTLTLVALALRNARALAAEVA is encoded by the coding sequence GTGACGCGCGACTTCGACGCCGTCGTGATCGGTTCGGGCCCGGGCGGGTCGGCGGCCGCCCTGGCCCTGGTCGAGGCGGGCCGGTCGGTCCTGATCGTCGAGAAGGGCCGCAACCATCTGATCGACACCGCCGACCCCACCCGGCTGCTCGGTGACTACAGCAACGACGAGCTCAAGTTCATGGTCCGCCACTTCCTCGGCCCCGATCCGCTCCTGGAGCCGCGCACCTTCCGGGTCGACGCCGGGGACGGGGACCGGGCCTACGTCGGCGAGGTCAACAGCATCCCCACGACCGTCGGGGGAGGCGGGGTGCACGCCGACGGCAAGACGCCGCGGTTCCTCGAGGAGGACTTCCGGCTGCTGTCGGAGCGCGGTCCGATCGAGGGGTCGACCCTGGCCGACTGGCCGTTCGGCTACGACGAGCTCGAGCCCTACTACGCCGAGGCCGAGCGCCTGATCGGGGTGGCGGGAGAGGACGGGACCAACCCCTTCGCCGCCCCCCGCTCGAGCCCGTTCCCGATGCCCCCGGGCGCCCCCATGTACGCCTGCGTGCTGACCACCGTCGCCGCCGAGAGGGTCGGCCTCCACCCGTATCCCGCTCCCACCGCCGCCAACTCGGTCCCCTACGACGGACGGCCCGCCTGCAACAACTGCGGGTTCTGCGGGTACTTCCCCTGCCCCATCCACGCCAAGGGGGACCCGGTGGCGATGCTGCAGCGCGTGCTGGCGAGCGGGCGGGCGGAGCTGTGGCCCGACACCTTCGCCGCCCGCATCGTCACCAGCGCCGGCCGGGCCACCGGCGTGGAGCTGGTCGATCTGGACGGGTCCCGCCGCACGGTGGAGGCCAAGGCGGTGGTCGTGGCCGCCGGCGCCTTCGAGACCCCGCGTCTGCTCATGCTGTCGGGCTTCGAGAACCCCGCCATCGGCCGCAACCTCATGGTGCACTTCCAGACCTTCGTGGTGGGCCGCCTCGAGGAGCGGCTCCACCCCCACCGGGGCCGGGCGGTGACCCACCTCCACGACGACCATCTGATCGACGACGAGGACTCCCGGCGGGCGGCGCGGGAGGCGGACCTGCCCTGGATCCGGGGCGGGATGACCGAACACGGCGCCGCCTCGCACCCCGTGCTCGAGGCCAAGCTGTATCCCTGGGGGCCGGCCCACAAGGACTCCATGCGCGCGTCGGAGATGCGCGAGCACCTGGCGGCCTTCACCATGCAGGGGGAGGACCTGCCCCAGGCCGGCAACCGGGTCGACCTCGATCCGTCCGTGCGGGACGTGCGGGGGATGCCGGTGGCGCGGGTGACCTACAAGCCCCACAAGCACGAGCTGGTCGCGTCGGCCCACTACGCGACCGTGCTCACCGAGGTCATGGAGGCGGCCGGCGCCCGGTGGACCACGACCGCCACCTCGCCCTGGCCCGGGCTGCCCTACGGGACCCAGATATCCCCCGTCCCGTCCTCCCGCCACGTCATGGGCACGGTGCGCATGGGCCCCGACCCCGCCGACGCGGCATGCGACGAGTGGGCCCGGCTGTTCGAGGCACCCAACGTCTTGGTGGCGGACTCCTCACCGTTCCCCACCGCGTCGGGCTACGGCCCGACTCTCACCCTGGTGGCCCTGGCGCTGCGCAACGCCCGGGCCCTGGCCGCGGAGGTGGCCTGA
- a CDS encoding ABC transporter substrate-binding protein encodes MAAGLISLGLAGCGTRLSDNAFAGAANPSSVSAGGQPGGTASGSGTGPGLSGTSGSGSGGGSSLSGGATSAGAGPGTGGATGTGPASSGGTGGGTTGSGGSGGGAANGASDVGVTANSITIGNVTAINGALGPYAFGVTLPGLQAWVNATNARGGINGRKIILDTCDDSADGQQNLSCATKLVSQKHVFAMLANNTDACASSAKYEYQQGVPDVGFPLCNGYYMYPNMFSIYGSGYPRNGKLPPTNENQAQVYKWAHDNKHVSKGAFFFYIIPVSQQAGYFEEVGAKSAGIATTYEGGGNHEGENPADPTFDTDVINMRADHVDVIFDAMDTAGNAKLCAAMDRQGFTVPVKMSTVEVFGQAVGQWSSPCRDSVYSADASEPYSDTSNPVVAQFRKDFSTYEPHAQLHQWALDGYGLGVLFGDAIKSMGSSPTRAGLLKWMNSWKQPAVGGPGYTFDGLADPVAWTPLNYSQPAPACDAIGQWNNAAGTFVTDAKIGTCYNLPWYGTPFSPDGS; translated from the coding sequence GTGGCCGCGGGGCTGATCAGCCTGGGGCTGGCCGGCTGCGGTACGCGCCTGTCCGACAACGCCTTTGCCGGCGCGGCCAACCCGAGCTCGGTCTCCGCCGGCGGCCAGCCGGGAGGGACGGCGTCGGGGTCCGGGACGGGGCCGGGGCTCAGCGGGACCTCGGGCTCGGGCAGCGGGGGCGGTAGCTCGCTCTCGGGCGGGGCCACCTCCGCGGGCGCGGGCCCGGGGACGGGTGGGGCCACCGGGACGGGCCCGGCGTCGTCGGGCGGCACCGGCGGGGGCACCACAGGCAGCGGTGGGTCAGGAGGCGGCGCGGCCAACGGCGCCAGCGACGTCGGCGTGACCGCCAACTCGATCACGATCGGCAACGTGACCGCCATCAACGGGGCCCTCGGGCCCTACGCCTTCGGCGTGACCCTCCCCGGCCTGCAGGCGTGGGTGAACGCCACCAATGCCCGGGGCGGGATCAACGGCCGCAAGATCATCCTCGACACCTGCGACGACTCCGCCGACGGGCAGCAGAACCTGTCGTGCGCCACCAAGCTGGTGAGCCAGAAGCACGTCTTTGCCATGTTGGCGAACAACACCGACGCCTGCGCCTCGTCGGCCAAGTACGAGTACCAGCAGGGCGTCCCCGACGTCGGCTTCCCGCTCTGCAACGGCTACTACATGTATCCGAACATGTTCAGCATCTACGGCTCGGGCTACCCGCGGAACGGCAAGCTGCCGCCGACCAACGAGAACCAGGCCCAGGTCTACAAGTGGGCTCACGACAACAAGCACGTGAGCAAGGGGGCCTTCTTCTTCTACATCATCCCGGTGTCCCAGCAGGCCGGCTACTTCGAGGAGGTCGGGGCCAAGTCGGCGGGCATCGCCACTACCTACGAGGGCGGCGGGAACCACGAGGGAGAGAACCCCGCCGATCCCACCTTCGACACCGACGTGATCAACATGCGCGCCGACCACGTCGACGTGATCTTCGACGCCATGGACACCGCCGGCAACGCCAAGCTGTGCGCGGCGATGGACCGCCAGGGCTTCACGGTCCCGGTGAAGATGTCGACCGTAGAGGTGTTCGGCCAGGCCGTGGGCCAGTGGAGCTCCCCGTGCCGCGACTCGGTGTACTCCGCCGACGCGTCCGAGCCTTACTCCGACACCTCGAACCCGGTCGTGGCCCAGTTCCGCAAGGACTTCTCCACCTACGAGCCCCACGCCCAGCTCCACCAGTGGGCGCTCGACGGCTACGGCCTCGGGGTGCTCTTCGGGGACGCCATCAAGTCCATGGGATCGAGTCCCACCCGGGCCGGGCTCCTCAAGTGGATGAACTCCTGGAAGCAGCCCGCTGTGGGCGGCCCCGGCTACACCTTCGACGGCCTGGCCGACCCGGTGGCCTGGACCCCGCTCAACTACAGCCAGCCGGCCCCGGCCTGCGACGCCATCGGCCAGTGGAACAACGCCGCCGGGACCTTCGTCACCGACGCCAAGATCGGCACCTGCTACAACCTGCCCTGGTACGGGACACCGTTCAGCCCGGACGGGTCGTGA
- a CDS encoding MFS transporter produces the protein MTGGQRLRATSYGWAPLLALAATMTLGAGETGSLSQAADGIQRTFHVSNSTVALLPLVGNLIVLVGAPPFGILADRRRRTAVLAASMVLWTGFMGLNGLAWSFAALLAFRLGVGFAEASNSASISLIGDYWPVAQRAMRMGWYSAGGIVGALIGFIGGGVAVSVGGWRWAFWFWMPLGVVTGLFLAVQPEPARGEQDADLEADRQAAHAAAIAGSSEGADLTLAGRLPQPRRVGTLDYQKASIREVMQELFRIPSMWWALLSLTVAQMLANALSFWAIPFFKRVDHLPAVKAGLFSGILLPTAIIGVLAGGVVSDRLFRRGMVNARVYVVVAASLVSVVSLPLGFATHSLIISGLFLAVGGCSITLPLAPSEALFNDVVVADLRGRAASVRSMVRAASASGSLIVGIMADHLGGSAAGHAAGLQRAMVLFAPVCGMAGVLFIFARRHYAHDVAFVCAESARLDALRGSGPAEAMLADAVPAGLAAAEDVLAEAMVRDPAPPRVPGPLRRGGSTVGGVASAPTGGAGKEGVPGA, from the coding sequence GGGGCAGCGCCTTAGGGCGACGAGTTACGGCTGGGCGCCCCTGCTCGCCCTCGCGGCGACCATGACCCTCGGGGCGGGGGAGACCGGATCGCTCTCGCAGGCCGCCGACGGGATCCAGCGCACCTTCCACGTCTCCAACTCGACGGTGGCCCTCCTGCCCCTGGTGGGCAACCTGATCGTCCTGGTCGGCGCCCCCCCGTTCGGGATCCTGGCCGACCGGCGCCGCCGGACAGCGGTCCTGGCCGCCTCCATGGTCCTCTGGACCGGCTTCATGGGGCTCAACGGGCTGGCGTGGAGCTTCGCGGCCCTGCTCGCCTTCCGGCTGGGGGTCGGCTTTGCCGAGGCCAGCAACTCGGCGTCGATCTCCCTGATCGGTGACTACTGGCCGGTCGCGCAGCGGGCCATGCGGATGGGCTGGTACTCCGCCGGCGGGATCGTGGGGGCCCTCATCGGGTTCATCGGCGGCGGCGTGGCGGTGTCGGTCGGCGGCTGGCGCTGGGCGTTCTGGTTCTGGATGCCGCTCGGGGTCGTCACCGGCCTCTTCCTCGCGGTGCAGCCCGAGCCGGCCCGCGGCGAGCAGGACGCCGACCTCGAGGCCGACCGGCAGGCGGCGCACGCGGCCGCCATCGCCGGGTCGTCGGAAGGTGCCGATCTCACCCTGGCGGGCCGGCTGCCCCAGCCCCGCCGGGTCGGCACCCTCGACTACCAGAAGGCGAGCATCCGCGAGGTGATGCAGGAGCTGTTCCGCATCCCGTCCATGTGGTGGGCCCTCCTGTCGCTCACGGTCGCGCAGATGCTCGCCAATGCGCTGTCGTTCTGGGCCATCCCCTTCTTCAAGCGGGTGGACCACCTCCCCGCCGTCAAGGCCGGGCTCTTCTCCGGGATCCTCCTGCCGACCGCCATCATCGGCGTTCTGGCCGGGGGCGTCGTTTCCGACCGCCTCTTCCGTCGGGGGATGGTGAACGCCCGGGTGTACGTCGTGGTGGCGGCCTCGCTGGTGTCGGTGGTGTCGCTGCCACTGGGCTTCGCCACCCACAGCCTGATCATCAGCGGGCTGTTCCTGGCCGTCGGCGGGTGCTCGATCACCCTGCCGCTGGCCCCGAGCGAGGCGCTGTTCAACGACGTGGTGGTGGCGGACCTGCGGGGGCGGGCCGCGAGCGTGCGCTCGATGGTGCGCGCCGCGTCCGCCTCCGGGTCGCTGATCGTCGGGATCATGGCCGACCACCTCGGGGGCTCAGCGGCGGGCCACGCCGCCGGGCTGCAGCGGGCCATGGTGCTGTTTGCCCCGGTGTGCGGTATGGCGGGGGTGCTGTTCATCTTCGCCCGGCGGCACTACGCCCACGACGTGGCGTTCGTGTGCGCCGAGTCGGCGCGCCTCGACGCCCTCCGGGGGTCCGGCCCGGCCGAGGCGATGCTGGCGGACGCAGTGCCGGCCGGGTTGGCGGCGGCGGAGGACGTGCTGGCCGAGGCGATGGTGAGAGATCCCGCCCCGCCCCGGGTGCCGGGCCCGCTGCGGCGGGGTGGGTCTACGGTTGGCGGAGTCGCATCGGCGCCCACGGGGGGAGCAGGAAAGGAGGGCGTGCCCGGTGCGTAG